ACATAAAGGAAGCTAATCAGTGGGTACATTACTGCTTTAAGCAGTGTATCAATCTCCTGGAAAGGTTATGTGGTAAATGAAATTGTAGGTAGAAAAAAGTTACAAGTATAGCTTAATAcctttttaataattatatattcTCACTTAAACAGCACATGTTCAGACTTGTATTTTGCCTCATTTGTTCTTTTGTATTGGTGATGCTGAGCTTTCTACAGAACGCTTTTATGTGTATGTATCTGTATATCTCTATCTTGAAACCTTACTTTTCCTTTATCATAGGTCCAGTTGTTTACGTTTTGGATCTTGCAGATCGCCTGATCTCAAAGGCATGTCCCTTTGCTGCAGCGGGAATTATGGTGGGCTCCATATACTGGACAGCCGTTACGTACGGAGCGGTGACGGTCATGCAGGTACTCACGTCTTCCTCTTCTTGCCAgctttgaaagcaaaatctAATCAGACTCCTCTTTCCTTGGCTTTAAAATGTGCTTAGCTACTTTCAGTGTCGCTAACAGTGAGTTCAAGATCGTTTTTCACGTTTAACTGGTCCTAGTTTATAAATGCAAGTATGCCTGTTTGGGCATGGTTCAGTCTGCAGCTAAAAACCAGTACTGCTCTAGCTGGCTGCCCTGTGTATGACAGACTGGTTAATCCAATTCTGTTCTCATGGAAAAGGTGCTGTTACCACCTAGTTATGATTAATTCTTCACAAAAGACAtgagctttaatttttttcttttacctggAGAAAAAACTTTGCTAGTAACATTGAAAGAGTTGAAATTGAAAcatgttaaattattttcttaataatgtgattttttaaaattgtataaaggaaaatacatgCTCTGAATGATGCAATTCATTTATAaacaataaatacaaaacattgCAAATTAGTAATGCTTTAATTACTTCAGATTGTATGATTAGTTGAAAGGGGAAGAtacttttcctgtttcttttcttgtaaactttaaagagaaaaatagaaatatttaaatagaaaaataatgttgaCAGGTGGTAGACTAACTTGTTCATGGCAATCCTAGTCCAACCACAAGACCAGGGTTTTCAGAGATTGTACAGTCAGAAGCACTTTGGTTACCCTTTTATTTGTTGGTTCCTTTATCAAGTCCATAATCTTTGTTTTGCCTGAAAGCACAGAAGTATTTCTGGTGCTAATTCAGCTGTAGATAGAATTAACAAACCTTTGTGTTAAATACTCCTCTAAACAgttctaattttaaatatacaaCTTGGTTCTTCTCCCTGTAAGTCATTTGGCACTAGTTCTTGGGATGTGTGGTACTGTCAGATCTGCAGGTCACTCCCTCTCAAGATCATGTGCTGTTTTGGTTCAGTTTCTATGTgatctgaaagcagaaatggaGCCCACATGAGTGGCTGCAGTTTCCCTGTACCAGTGTGGCCAAGGGTCACAGGTGATGTGTAGTGGATTTCAATACCATCTCCATTCCAATGGATGAGTCTCTGTATTACAGAGTGGTGcacttacatattttttcattggATATTTTGTTCTTGTGGCTCCAACAGGAACATTGCAACCGTCTGCAGTACTACAGCCAGACTTTGGAAATGCACCagtccttttctccttccttatTGTTACACTGAGCTCTTTTTCTGTAGGAAATAGTGACCTTTTTAGCTGCCCTAGAACTCCGTAgccaaatggaaaaataaatgctttgttctgaagttgttttgcttttgaagtGAGGATCTGTCTAAACATTAGTTTAGGCAGCTGGTCAAATCCCAGGTATGAGGAATTAGCTATTTTCAtgatttattgttttggttGTATGGATGACATGCTGGGCAAGACAGTAATTTAGTTTTGCTTGTAGAGGAGGAGATTGAGAGGGTAGTAGAGCGAAACCATTCCACCCCTTTTGCCACTCCAACCTTGCTGGGTTTAATACAACTTGTCTCCTGATGCATTTCAGACTCCTTTCCTTTAGTTGAAGGGCCAGAGAGAAGcacaaaagctatttttagacttcaggcacagaaaaataaatacagaattgaCATTGTGGTAGCTAAGTCAGTAACAAGTCAGATGGAGTtactgaaagcagagaaatacaaaaatttctAAAGCAGAAAGAGACAGGATACTGAGGCTTTTTTTGATGGGCAATGACTATAAGGAGGAAAAGGATAGTGTCAGACTTCACAGCTTGAGCAGAAGATACTGAAGAAACTGGGAGACAAATGCTGAATGTTTTTTCAGGAATAATCTTTTGGCAGCAACAATATTGGTTATGCCTATTTATAGAGGCTGTGGTATATAACATAACTTGCTGTTCTAGAGGCATAACATGGAATGCTTTCCAGAGCAAGGCAAAAATGTGCAGTTTGAAGGTACTGTGGTACATTATCATAGCTTCTTCCCTGTGTCCTACCTATTCCAGAAGTACtgggtttgttgttttcctttcttaaaattttgctgttgtttcatGTTCTTACCTCCTAATTCTAATTTTTGTGCAGATGAAGACTTGATAAGTTATTGTATTTGTGGGGGAAATGAGAAGTCAATGAGAGAACACATCAGAAAATCCAGTGCCTGACAAACATAATGATTATTTTAGTGCTTTTAGTCCTCCCAGATTGTTACAGAAAAAGTCATGAAAGAGCCTGATCTTCCTGGAAGTAGCTCAAGGACTGTATTAGCATTTATACTGCTTAAATTGAGGCAACTCTGGAGGATATCTACCACTCTAATGTTTTTATCTATTTCTTTTATCCTCAGTCCTATTAGATTTATTTAACAATtctaaaacaattaaaacaagAATTACTTTTTAGAAAACATAAGGCACCATTCTGTTACAGTTTTAATATGTGCATTTTATAGATGGACGagtctgattaatttttttatatgtcAGTAGAAAAGTGTACACACAGCAGTAATAACTGTCCTTTAAAATCCTTGAACCAACTACATTGGAAAATAAGGTACATATGAAGATATGCTGCTATTTCCACTACACTTGAAAATAATGTTCATCTTCCTGCACTGTCCAGGGAAACAACAGTGGAATACTGTGATCTCTGTTATGTAAGGTATTCctaaaaaccataaaattttGATAAAAACATCCTGAGGTACCTATTATCAATTTATCCTTTAAACAGTAGTATCTGATCAGTTTGTGAGTGTAGAATTAGTTGTTGTAAAACTGTACATTCATAAAAGCATTTTGGAAGGCTTTCTATGTTATTAGTGTTTCagatgtttacatttttatataccCAGAAACACATGAAACCTTTCTTGCAATGGTAGGGAATTCTGTTACAGCTCTCTGCAAGATTAATGATTTGCAGACTAGGGCTGGTAGCTCACCTGCCTTATGCTCCATAAGCAACCAAGGATaccaggagaaaacagagtAAATTAGGTAAAACagtattcctttttttctttaacttaaAATGTGTGGGCAGCTTCAAACAAACTCAACTTTTAAAGTtgcatttttgttcatttgtatATTGCTACATTTGTTGTGGCCTTTGTTATGTTTGTCAACTCTATGCATATCTTCCAGGTTGTGGGTCACAAAGAAGGTCTTGATGTGATGGAGAGAGCTGATCCTTTATTCCTTTTGATTGGCCTTCCCACTATCCCAGTCATGCTGATACTGGGCAAGATGATCCGTTGGGAGGACTATGTGCTCAGACTGTGGCGCAAGTACTCTAATAAGCTACAAATTTTGAACAGCATATTTCCAGGTAATGtgattaaatttaaaaggaaatgccaAGATTGAATTTCTGCCTTTAGGAGATGGGGATAGGCAAGTagtttttgctatttttaagtAGAGGTGATTAACATGATCCCTCTATTTCACGTTCATTCTGTTTGGATTGTGTTTGTACAGTATGTCCTCAGAAGGATGGGGCAGGAGTAGCAGGGCCAGTTTCAGTTCAGGCTTTAGGAACAAAACAAGCTACTAAAATTCATGGGTCTTACTTGAAAGTAAAAATGACTGCAGTCATTTAATGGAAACAGAATATTCAGTTCAGTGAGAGGAGGGATAGTTCTCAAAAAGCAGTTGGGCTATAGATTTGGAGTGGAGTGGGGAGTGGGCAGTAATGTACTTTTCTGGGTTCTCTTTGAGGCAGTGTaaccttttcttcccccattcTTACCCTTTAGGCATTGGCTGTCCTGTTCCTCGTATCCCAGCAGAGGCCAACCCTTTGGCAGATCACGTCTCTGCCACACGTATTCTGTGTGGAGCTCTAGTTTTCCCTACTATTGCCACAATAGTTGGCAAGCTGATGTTCAGCAGTGTTAACTCAAATTTACAAAGGACAATCTTGGTAAGATTCAATACTGTTTGTTtcataaattaatataatacaGGAATATGAAGTGTTGTGAAGGAGGgaggcaaaggaaaaaggaacatAAATTGAtccagaattttaaaagcagcatttgattaaaggaagggtttttttaaggttgCCTGTCTCTGCAGTGGACAAATATCATGTGTGTGAAAGACTGGTTTTATGACTGAAACTAATCTCAGTTCATGACAAGGCTGAAACTTTTATGTGGCACTGTAGTAGGCAGGCCTTAGCAGTAATTAAGGCTGACAATGAAGATGAAGAGCCAGCATCTTCTAAGAACAGTCTCTGTAAGGGAAGACTGGGGTTTATATTAGCTTTCTCTATTAGCTTTTACTTACTGATTTTTAGAGAAACcctttgtttcttgttttaataaggagaggaaaattaaCTCTCTATAGAATTCAAATGGAGGGGGAATGACAATCTCTTCCTTTGTGAATAACCTCTCTGGTTGCTGCCTTTCAAGGGCAGGTACACTGAATTTGGTAATATGGAATCCCTGCTCATCTGACTGTCCCTTCAGCCCATTTTCAATTCCTGCATGTTTATACACCCCTTTCTTTTACATGGAACATACAGTGGTATTGCAAATGTTCATGCAGACTAGAATCTTCTTGGTGTCTCATTTTGAAGACTTGagataaatatataataaagctttctagagggaaaaaaaaagtttgttttacaaaaatattttattttactccaCTTTTGGCAAGTGCCATTTTTCAGAGTCTAGTTATAGAATGGTTATCAGTACTATTCCTTGTGCCATGTATAGTACATATtcagagaagggaggaaagCAGATACATAcctgcattttctttgttcttgaaataagattttgatttttaaatttagaataCTGGTAAGACTcccaaggaaataaaagttttcatACTTTCAGTCTGTAAGTAATGTTAACCTCTGTAATAACCCTTTAAGTAATGTTGACCTCTGTAATAGTTCATTGTGACAGAAAACTTTGTGATACTCATTTGGAACTCTACTAATTAGTTAATCTTTAGAAGAAAATACCATatgtttagaaaacaaatcTTCTCTGGAAATTTTTAGGAACATTTGCAATGATATAACACTGAACTGTGCCggttttcaaaatatctttttatttcagggTGGAATTGCTTTTGTTGCTATAAAAGGAGCTTTTAAGGTTTACTTCAAGCAGCAGCAATATTTGCGCCAAGCTCACcgcaaaattttaaattatcctGAGCAAGAAGGAGCATAAGGCTGTAACCTCCAGATGTCACAGAATCTCACCTAACAGGTTTCCATGTTGTATTGGTTCCATTGTTATTGCACAGTAGTGGAAAATTGTGATAAGTTGCTgctcctctattttttttttcctttaaatacaaTAAAGCACTGTCTTGTGGCAGGGTAAATCCTTTCAGCAACAACTGAACCTAAGAATGTGATTTggctttccttgtttttttgatatttctgtTGGGCAATAgcttttgaattttctttgagCCAATAtactgaatggaaaaaaaaaaaaaaaagaatcaactACAGAACATTCTAAGTGTAGTTACGTAGGCTATATCCAATTGCCTTTTCTATAGGTGTTTTCATTCCCACGCTGTCATTCAGTTTAGCATTTCACACAATGAGGGGAGATTGCTTTAGAAGGGGAGCGTGAGTCATTACCAAGGAGAAGTAATTTTCCTTGGGTTTTGGTGGTATCAAATGGGGAGTGTGAAATACCCAAAtaacagagaaagcagaagataGATCACTCTGTACAGGACTTATTTGTCAGCTTTAACCACCTAAGTATTAGGTGTTAAAATTAGCATGGCTTTCAGGTGACTATTTTATTACTGGTAATTTCCAGTGTCGTCTTGTATCTTCTGCAGTGCCTAGTGTCATTTTCTCATGGCTTTACTGGTTTGTAACTGGTGCTGgatagcatttttttcctccagagtAAAATAATTACAAGGGGGAAGTAAATTTCAGTTGCTTATTTTGTAGTTAAGTATTAGAGCACTTTTTTAGTTTCCATATTCCTTTTTGTTGTGTAAATACCTATAGAAAACCTGTGAGAAAGCAGCTTTGAACACTAAAGCTCCATTTGAACTGACAGAGCAGGGGGTCCCCTGAAGCATCCAAGCCTGAGTGTGTAACTCAGCTGTTCAGGACTAGGCACTCCTGCCCTAGTGGAAATGCTGGCTCCAAGGGGCTACACTTTGGGAACCTGAGCTGAGCATCCTGCCAGCTGGGTAGGTGCTCTTAAGGTAACTTGGCTCCGTTTTGTAAAGGACTAAAGGATAAATCTTGAACGTGTGATAAAGTTCATTTATACAGTAAGATTTACTGATCCCATATGTGTAAAGTAGTCAGCTGAGAGAGACGTTAGCACTTCCATTATTTGATGTATTTCTAAACctaatttcagcagaaattgaCTGTTTTGTGAAGTTAAatcctgacaaaaaaaaaaatacagccattGCATATTCATACCAGACTTAATCTAGACTTCATATTTGAAGTTCTTTCTTATCaacaatttctttgtttttctctgagttttttcttgtttatattAGTATGGCAGATGCATGAAAAATGGCTTAAAAATCTTCTAGTGGGATTATTCAtaagtaaatatttcttttcaccAGAAATGAAGTAAATGCAGAATGGACTTCCTATTTGACTGCAATAATGTATGTTAGGAGAAATTCGAAGTAAGGTACCTTTTCTATAGTATGTTTATCTTAATTACCAAggtgtaatattttaaaagtgtacAAAAATGTATATAAAGGCCAATTAGTATTAAAAACTTATACAGGTGTTAAGAATTATACATTCAATCAATATCAAATACTTTTGAGGCTCTTGCTGTAATGGAAGAACTACTATTACCTTGTACGTCTGCTGATTATATTTGTCTTAGTGGGCTCACTTTTATATAAAACCTAAACTGAGTAGCAGCCTCTGAAAGTTGCTACACTCTGTAAGATAGTCTTGAAACAGTATAGTATGTATTTCTTACAGAATTCCTCGTTtcaagaaaacagcttttcagtgGTCTTCACTGTATATATTTCCAAGCaatttattactgttttttaaagtcTCATGGAGAGAACTGAATGATGCAAATTAGTGGGTTTGAAACTTGTTTCATGGGAAAGCTCATTGTCTCCTTTGGAAGTTAAAGCTATTGtaaaaatgcaattataaaATACTGTATGGACTGTAAGATGATTTCACATGAGTGGTTAAAGGTCATTACTCTGTAAATCTTGTTTTTAAGTATTGAAAATTATAGTTATGTTGAATTAggttgaataaatattttttacactCTTTAGTGTATTTTGTCAATTGAACATAAATCCTGTAGCAAAACTTCTGATAGAAACcgtgttttgttttaatacatACTGATTTATATAATTGATTTTAAGTTGATAGAGTAAAGGAATGTCTTTGTGATGAAGAATTACTTTAAGACTTAAGTCTGACATtgaattttttccctcctccctaGCAATGAATAAATGATGTAGGGGAATGTGTTTCTTAAACGTTTAAAGCAAAAGAAGCGTTGCAATATGGGTAACTTCCAGTAACACAGAACTGAAGTTGGAAGTGACTGCATATCCTTAGGCTGGCTGATGTGCAGCATTGATTTGGGCAATACATTGATCCCTCTTCATCAAGAAAGAGTATATTGCTTGAAGGACTTGTATTTTTCACTGATAGCCAATTAATGTCCCATTACTTTCAGGACAGGGACTATGAAATGTTGTCTGGCATTTCTCAGTATACTATTACCTGTAATACGGTTTCTATTAGACTTCCATTACATTGACATAAGGGCACAGATTACCTGTACCATGTTTATGTAAATACACAAGAGAtgcttctcctcttctctcttttcttctacCTTAAACTCCTAGATTCAGATGGACCCctacttcacttttttttttttcctgcttgtgtgGTTCTTTGCTGTAAAACCTAGAAGTATGTGTGCCAAAAATTGCCAAGCATTCTTTCTGCTTTACTAAGATAGAGAAGTCCAGATAGGctttattaattaatttcaagCCTTATGCAAGAGCTTGAGTGATACAACCACTTTCCAGAagggcagctcccaggacaCGTGCATGAGGAAGTATTGCTGGGAAGGGGGGAAATTGTGCTCTGCAAACAGAGATGAACTACCCATTGAACCATGGCTCCTTGGCCTTCAGAAGGTTTGAAGACCTGTGGCCACTCTGTCCATTCTTGCCAGTTACTTATTCACATGCTctggatattttttatttttttttttgctcctgtgAATATTGTGAGCATAAAACAGTTATTTCTGGTGTACTGTACTAAGTTGTTCAGTAGAAAAATTCCATTCCAGTACCactaaaagcaaacagaagacaTGACTTGAAACTGCTTTAACcaaacagctcagcagcacctgTCAAAACATATCGTGCAGGCATCTCATTTAATGCTGGATGACTAAGCCATGGAAAAGCAATTGCCTAAGCAGTGGTCCTCCATAAGAAGtaatgtgcttttaaaataaaaaataaaagcaatttctgGCTTCAGACCACTCTGTGGTAGAGCATGCACAGCTTGATGTTTGGGGTGTTTAGTGTTTTTCAACTGTTCCTCGCTCTTACTATAACTCAGTAACCCTTGGCTGCAGCTTAATGGGAGCTGATAAAGGAATACACAGCTCTGAGTATTTTCTGTATGTCTAAGGACTGTTTTGTCAGCAATTGACATTTCTCTGACATGAATCGTTACAAGAAGATACCTCTCAAAGAGCCTCCCCTTCCTAATTTTCTAGATACTTCTCATGCACAGGTGATAGAATatataagaataaaatttaaaacatttttactttgatGCAAAGCAGGAGTGAtttttggggttcttttctgcagcaaaatggTGGCTGGTTCAGAACTGCTTGACTAACTTGATGGAAGAAAGTCTCTACCACATTATCTCTCTTGCACAGTTCTAGGTTAACATAGATCATTCCCTTGGGTAATTCAGAGTTTGTTACTAATCATAGTTTGCTGCATTTCTATTGCTTTATTCTGTTTCAAACAAGACCACAGTGCAGAAGTCCTGCTTATCCAGTATATTTGTACTTCAGGTTCAGGGGGcttatgtgttttattttattaaaccaATACAGATGTTGGTAAGTATAACATACTACACTAACTGCCTCTGTATCAAGACACTGCAGTAGCTCTATGAACACAAGTTACATGATGAAAGACATTTGGGGTAGGGTGGATGTGTGTAGGAATAAAACAGAGATAggagaaaatgccattttgaCATACAGAATCAGAGACTTGGACCCAATTCCCTGAGCACCAAGCTGTGAAAGGCTAGTGGATTTCTTGTAACCAAGAcaagagcaattttttttaattgctgagCGTAGCATAGAAAATTGGTGCTAACCTATAAAAATATCTCAGTTTGAATTTCGTtaaacaaagattttaaattttttttggtacCTTTTAAATACAAGccaatttttttgtgttctcatgttggtttcttttgaaaaagcaaatggCATATTTTAACAGCAGGGTTCTCTACCCCagcatgtttttaaatttcaaggTACTGTGAAAAAGAAAGTGCTTTCCAACTTAGCATAAATTCTCTACTGGGGAATACAACTGACTTTCCTCCATTACCAAGCCCCATCTCCTACTGCAGACACAGAATTATGCTATGGATTCATGCTACATAGCACCTTACTCATAATTAGGCTGCTTTTCTCATCTCATTTCAAAGATGaattaaaatgcagacaaaatTAAAGAGTAAATTGACAAGCGATTTCAAAAGTATGGGtgcttccatttcttttttcagctctagatcctttttttaaacagagattttctgttttcctttctaagGGGCTCAAAAGTGCTAAGACTCATTACatccatttattttatctttttaaagtACAGTTACAGCATTTACATAGGTGTAGAGTATGCCAATGACACAAAGCCCACGTGTATTTCCTGAGCCTTGAGGTTGGAAGCTCTTTGGGTAGAGTCAGAGTAGGTGATCATAGACAGTCTATAACATTCCTCCAGCATTTCAGTTCTTGCTGAGCTAAATGACACACACTGTGTCTTGAAATCCCTTTATGTAACACTTAAGAGTAGAATTATTAGCAACCCGCAGAAATATTTTGCCCTGATCTACAGATTAGGATCAAGAAAAACTAAACCAGCTTTACTAGTAGCACCTGGGGAGACATTTTAGAGATGATTCCAGTAACAGACAATGGAAGTTGCCCCACATGTCAGGGAGTTCATCTTGTCTCTTCAAAAATCTGAGCAGCACGGGCCATTAGCCTTGAGTACAtcccctgcacagggcagcagcatcaTGGGGCttgcagcactgagctctctGTGCCTTGCTTGGTCTTTTCAACCGAGTACAAAGATGGGGATAAACCTCTGTCTTGCAGATGGTGTAATTACAGAATATTCCTAGGAATGGAAACAAGATGCAAACACTTCCCAAAATTCTGTAAGATGCTTGGAGTAACTCATGTTACTGGCTTACTTCAAAGTGATGGCCCAGTCCTTGACTTATTGCATGTTGCATTCAAATAGTTACATAAGTAACTATTTGCAAACCTTCAGCTGACAAGCAGAAGGTATCTTTcatggttattttatttttccttgttgctACATTAACTTCCATAAACCTCCCTTAGACTGGGTCATTATTGAGGAGTACTGAAGAGCTTAAAAGTAATTTAGAGAGcttaaaagtaataaaaaatgctGTATAATAAGCTGGACACCAAGAGAAACTGTGTTAGACTGTCAGCTTTAGGAGCCTCATTACAGGGCAATCAGCTGCATCTGGATATTCCTCACGAGCAAATtaacaaagcattttaaaaaagtagtGCTCAAGATGAATTCATCCCTTTTGGCAGCTGCATAATCATCATCTGGGAAGCCATGTAATCCTTTCCTTGCACCTCATGAATGGCATCTACTGAGCCAATGTTGAAACACATTGGCAGACCTATGAACACGACCAGGAGAAACTGGTATTTCTGCATCAGCCACGATGTGCAGCTTGGATGGTGGGGTTTAGTTTTGGTTTAGTGCTATTCTGTTTTTAACAGAACAAGGCTTGTCAGACTGCACACCCCAGGAGAGGCACAAAAGGCATAAGCAAGCTGAATTGATCAGCATGTGGCAGTTCTGCTCCAGTCAAAAAGCATAAATATACTGAAACATAACTAGAATAAGTCAAATATACACCACAATTACATGGCTCATGGTATGCAGACTCCAGAAGTGTGTTTTTGCATCGTAACACTTTCTGTATTCTAAAAGCATATTCTTTTCTAATGATTGCATTTTTGAGATGCAGTTAGATGGCttcaaaatggttttttttttctgtaacaacCGCCTTTTGAAAGTCaagtatctttttttattaactgaCTGATGGAGGAACTGAACAGTATTACTATCAAAATACAGTAACAACAC
This is a stretch of genomic DNA from Sylvia atricapilla isolate bSylAtr1 chromosome 8, bSylAtr1.pri, whole genome shotgun sequence. It encodes these proteins:
- the MARCHF5 gene encoding E3 ubiquitin-protein ligase MARCHF5 isoform X1, which gives rise to MAEQTGLALPQTMDRSCWVCFATDEDDRTAEWVRPCRCRGSTKWVHQTCLQRWVDEKQRGNSTARVACPQCNAEYLIVFPKLGPVVYVLDLADRLISKACPFAAAGIMVGSIYWTAVTYGAVTVMQVVGHKEGLDVMERADPLFLLIGLPTIPVMLILGKMIRWEDYVLRLWRKYSNKLQILNSIFPGIGCPVPRIPAEANPLADHVSATRILCGALVFPTIATIVGKLMFSSVNSNLQRTILGGIAFVAIKGAFKVYFKQQQYLRQAHRKILNYPEQEGA
- the MARCHF5 gene encoding E3 ubiquitin-protein ligase MARCHF5 isoform X2 → MAEQTGLALPQTMDRYGEGMFGPSLSCWVCFATDEDDRTAEWVRPCRCRGSTKWVHQTCLQRWVDEKQRGNSTARVACPQCNAEYLIVFPKLGPVVYVLDLADRLISKACPFAAAGIMVGSIYWTAVTYGAVTVMQVVGHKEGLDVMERADPLFLLIGLPTIPVMLILGKMIRWEDYVLRLWRKYSNKLQILNSIFPGIGCPVPRIPAEANPLADHVSATRILCGALVFPTIATIVGKLMFSSVNSNLQRTILGGIAFVAIKGAFKVYFKQQQYLRQAHRKILNYPEQEGA